GCTGGTGGTGCTGGGTTTTCCACCGTGGGTGGTGGTGGTGCTGGTGGTGCTGGGTTTTCCACCGTGGGTGGTGGTGGTGCTGGTGGCGGGGGGTTTTCTGGATTGGCGAGAATTTGCCCTCCTTCAAGTGGAGGTACTTGTAAGCTTGGGTCGTTATTTAAATTAGGGTTGTTTTGTATGCCAAAATTTGGATTTGGTTCTGATATTTCTGGGCGATTATCAATGCGATCGCCAACATTAGGCAAATTAGATGAATTAGTGGGAAGTTGTATAAAAGAAGGGTTTTCAATTACGCCTTCACCCGCGATCGGTGTTTGTGCTGATACAGCAGTAGATGTTTCCGATTGAACATCTGCGATCGCGGCGTCTGTATTGGCTTTATCACTCGGTTGATTGAGGCTGAGTCCCCTAACTAGGTCGCTAGTTTCATAAAAGGTTCTCAGATCGAAATTGTATATGCGTTCTATTTTGTCTTTGACAATAACAGCAAGTTGCCCTGCCCGCAGTCCTTCCCTTTGGGAACTGTTTTGGTTAAAAACTTCTATATTGCTGTCTGTTAAAGCTCCCACGACAGTGGTGTTGGTTTCGGGATTATATCTGACGAATAAAGCCGAACCCCGAATTCCTGCTCTAGCATTAGGAGTTGTGACGCCAGTGATACCCCTGCCAGGTGGGATAAGTAATAATGCTGTACCGTTAGATAAACTAAAAGTTCGGGTGTTAGGCAAAAATTGAAAAACTGCCTGCGCCCCAATTCGCGCTAAAGAACCATCATTGAAGCGTAATTCTGCTAGAGATTCCCGACCTGTAGCCAAGGCATCTCCAGGGTTTATAGCATCGGATACACGAGCGGTACGACCTGATTGGTTTTGTGGTATTAAACGCACGAGGTTACGTAAGCTCTGAATGATGGCTTTAGTCAGAGGTATCTGGGCATTAGCCTCTTTCGGTAAAGGTAGTGTCATTGTGCTCCATAGAATTAGGCCCAGGAGCAAAACTAATTTGCGAGACATTGATTACCAACCTTGGATTATTTCACCCATACCAAAGCCGCTCAAAAGTGACCTTTATGTCCATCGTACAAAAATTAGTTTCAAGCGTCGTACTCCTAAATTGGTATGCGATGAACCCGGAAGTAGTAAAAGCTAGTTAAAGAGGATGAAAAGCCTATAATTAGCTGTTTTTTTAATTTATTGGTTATTTACGGACGTATAAATTTAATTAGTTAATTTGGCGTAAAGATGTCTCTTCGTGTTAAGGATTTAATATGTAATGTGTAATGTGGCAACTTTTGGCGGTAAGGCTGTGGTGAAAGGCATTAAAACTTTTTGGCAGCAACGGGACTCTAGGGAATCGCGATTACTGCAAAAGGTCAATCCTGTTTGGAGAGATAAAGGTTTGAAACTGCTTATCTGTCCGAAGCTAGAAGGGCAATTTGGGAAAAATCTCGGATTATCGATTTGTTTGATTTCTGGTAGTACGGCTATCTTAAATATTGCATTAAGTGTCGCAGTGGCTAGTACGCTACCTCAAAAAAAAGAGGTTTCTCCTGCCTACGTAATTCCACCAACAGTACCAACTGCGAACGAGTCAACTAATTTTTCATATTCTGTTAATAATTTCTCATTTAATCGAGCTTTTAATCGCCAAAATAACAGACAAGTTAATGGGAAAATATCTTCGCTTAGTTGGCAAGAAGCGTTGTTACCACATGAAAATATTGCAGAAGGACAAGTTAGTTCGGATGTTCTGGATTTGAGAGAAAAAAATGCTTTTTTGTCTGAAGCGGAAGATATAATTAAATCGGAGAGCGGGTTATCCGATCGCGATCGCCTAGTTAATCAAGTTTCGCCAGCAATTTCTGCTCCTGGCGTTAGCTTTTCAGCAGCAGATTTGTCTCAGCCTAATTTGACAATTCCTCTTGTTCCCACCGCCGAGTCTCAAGTCATCCAATTAAGCGATCGTTTATTTTTGGGACAGCAGCCAACGGAAGAGCCAACTCAACAAGAAGGACAGCCAACGCCTGGATCGACCGAAGAGCAAGAGCAGTTAGAACCATCTGATTCGGAAATAGATCCTGAATTAGGAAGATTACGGCTGCGAGAGCAAAAAAAAGTGCCTCGCCAGCGTCAACCAGTTTTACATTTTGTACCGCGAATTAGCTATTTTTATACTAACAATATATTTTCTGGGGTAGCTCCGATTGAGGATAGTTTGCTTTATCCTAGTTTGACTCTTTGGGCAGCACCTAAGATTGGTTCGTCAACTTATCTTACTACTTCGATAGATGGGAGTTTGATTCGTTATATAAATGAGTCGGATTTTAATTATAATTTGCTGAGATCCAGGGTGGGGGTTTATCAACGCCTTACTTCTAAAATGTATGGAGAAGTTGGTTGGACTAATCAATTGTTTTTTAGGGCAAGTAATGGCGATCGCTTTTTAAACGAACATTTTGTATACTTGAGTTTGGGGCGACGCGATTGGTTAAATAAGAAGTTAGCTTTAGATAGTTATTTCGATGTTAGGGCTGGTTTTGCAGACCCGCAAAGTCGCAGTCGAATTGCGAATTATCTCTCGGTTTCTTTGAATTATTATTTACTGAATAATTTGCAAGTGGGAGCGGATTATCAATTTAGTTATTCGGATTATACGAAGCGCGATCGCGAAGATTTGTATCAACGTTTTCTAGCTCATTTGAATTATCAAACTTCCCAAAAGAGTCAGATCAATTTATATGCTGGTTATACTTTAGGAGGTTCCACAGATCGGAATATCAATTATGATGGCTTTTTCCTGAGCGTTACTTACAGTATAGATTGGGCAGTTTTTGATTAGTTATTTGTCATCGGTCATCGGTCATCGGTCATCGGTCATTGGCTGTTTGCGATCGCGATTTAGGTGAAAAGTTGATAACTAATAACGTAAGTTGCTAGTTATGAGATTAGACGTTTTAGATCCCCCTCGTATCCTGAGCGCTAACGCGCCGCTTCGCTAGAAAAAAGGGGACTTTAAGATACAATTCCCCCTTTTTAAGGGCAGGGCTAATTCATTGTACCGAAAGAAAATTTGGGGAGCAGGGGAGCAGGGGAGCAGGGGAGCAGGGGGGAGGAATTTACCGAATTTTTCCACTTTTCCATAGAGAGATTTATCCAAAATAATTTTCTATCATCACAACGAATTAGCCCTGGGGTTAGGGGGGATCGGTTTTAACTAGCAACTTACGTTAATAACTAATGAGCGATGACTGTGAATATTCAAACTAAATAAGAACACCAATCACTCCAGCTACCTGGGTATAATTTTGCGGAGGGAATGCCGGCTATTTCTAAGGATAGTAAGTTCACGCAAGCGGTGACGCCCGAACCGCAATAAACCATGATTTCTTCGGCATTTTTGACATCTGACCAACGTTGCTGTTGTTCGGCTGGCGATCGCACTATACCAGAATCGTCAGTGACTTCTTGCCAGGGATAGTTGACGGCACCGGGAATCGAGCCCGCGATCGGATCGATCGGTTCTCTTTCGCCGCGATAGCGTTCTGGTTCCCGCGAATCTACTAATACCACTTGTGGCAAATCTTTGCGAGCTTTCACGGTGTCGATATCTACTACCATATGCGATCGCGCTTCTGGTACGAACTTGCCAGGTTTAGCAGTCGGTACGGCATCCGTAACCGGATAACCCCCCGATACCCAACCTTTCCAACCACCATCGAGCAACGCTACCCGATCGTGTCCCAAATAGCGCAGCAACCACCACAAGCGGGAAGCAAAAGCAAAACGAGAGTCATCGTAACCGACTACTAAAGTTTCTTGGGAATCGATCCCGATAGACGCTAACTTTTCCGCCAACTCTGCGGTATCTGGTAAAGGATGTCGTCCGCCATGTTTACCTACTGGCGAAGCCAAGTCGCGGTTGAGATCGAGATAATGAGCGCCTAAAATATGACTAGTCTGATATTGTCGCTGTCCTAATTCTACATCTGCCAAGGAAAAGCGACAGTCCACAATTACCACTTGCGGATCGTTTAGGTGTTCGGACAGCCATCGGGGAGAGACAATAAAAGGAATTTCAGTCATTCGATTTTAGATTTTAGATTTTAGATTTTAGATTGAATAATTAATACCCAAGATATTTTATCTGTCTTTACCTGGGGTCATTGTTAAATTTATCTGAAAATTAAATAGCAATTAAATTGGTTTTATTTAATCAGATCGTTTACTAGTTGGCCAAAATAGACGACTTTACGGATGCGATCGTTCTTTTAAGCAATACAGGTACGTTTTTTGCAGTTATCACCTTTAATGACCAGAAAAAGAGCGGTTTTGCCAAATCAAGGGTTATACTGTGGGGCTAATCACATCGATTGGTTAAAATCTAAAATCAATCCAACAGATCTCAAGCAACGGAGACTAGCAACTTGGTCGCTTCTCAAGATAAACCAGCAACAACAGAACAACTGCCCTTAGTGACAGACCCAGCTGTACTACAGCAAGTCATCCTCAACAAGCTCAACACCCGCATTTTTCCCCGTGGTGAGTTGGTAATGCCTTGCGTACCGTCGATGTTAGATAATTACGTACAGCGACTAAAGGTACTGTTCGAGACGCTTGGCAGAGCTTTCTCTCAAGAAGAACTCGATCAGTTGCGTCAAGTTCTCGGTAAAAGACTCGAGGAAGGTTTTCGCACTTCGCCGCATTCTAGCGTAGTACTAAAATACGAGCCAGCTAAACCACCCAATGTAGGTTTAACCTGTAATCTGACAACGGCAGTTTCCACGGTAGCAGATCAGTATAAAAACTGGGTGGAAACGCGCAAACCGCCTTTGTTTGGCTCTCATCCAGACGCCAAAGTAATGGCTGTACTGGCTGAGATGGGTGAAGAACCTGGAAAGACGCCTGTTTTGGATGTAGGTGCGGGGACGGGACGCAATACTTTACCGATCGGAAGACTCGGTTATTTAGTTCACGCGATCGAATTAACCCCGGCTTTTGTCCAACAAATGCAATCGGTCGTCCAAGCAGAAGGTTTACCGATCGTAGTCACCGAAGGTAATATCCTCGATCCGATGGTACGGATGCGACCGGCACATTACAAATTCGCTTTTGTTTCGGAAGTAACTTCTCATTTTCGCGATGCCGATCAACTCCGGCTTTTGCTGGCTAAAATGTGCGACGTGATTCGATCGGGTGGCTTGCTGCTATTCAATATTTTCTTAACTGTAGACGGATACAATCCAGAACAAGTCGTGCGAGAAATGTCGGAAATCGCCTGGTCTTGTCTATTCACCAAAGCAGACCTCGCATCTGCAATGGAAGGTTTACCTCTAGAGATAATTTCTGATGAATCGGTAATCGAATACGAACAAAAACACCTGCCTCCAGAGGCGTGGCCTCCTACCGGCTGGTTCGTCAATTGGTCTACGGGCAGAGATTTATTCCCGATCGTCAATGGTAAGCCACCAATGGAATTACGCTGGATTTTGTGCAAACGGCTGTAGGGAAAAGAAAGGGAAAGGGAAACAAGATAACTAAATTAACTTGGTAACTTTCCCGCGAAATAGTTGGTTGTCCCCTTTGAGTAATAAAAAATAAAAATTAAAAATGAATAACCAGGCTGTTATTTTTAGTTTTTATTTTTTCCAGAGGACTAAAACCACACCGCAAATAATTAAACCCAAGCCCACAACTCGGCTTAATGGAATTGGTTCCCGAAATAGAAAGTAGGCAATCAATAAAGAAAAAACATAGACCAATGCTACTGCTGGGCCAGCAATACTCAGCTTAACTCGCGTCAGCAGTAAAATGTAGGCACAAGCTCCTAAGCCATAACAAGTTAAGCCAATTAAGAGTTCCGGGGTAATCAAAATACCCAACATATGGCTGAACAAGTTAGTAGCATTGACTTTGCCTAACTTTAACGCTCCTGCTTTCAAAAAAAATTGTCCGGCTACGCTGGTCAATACTGAAATGAGAAACAGTCCAAATTCCGAGGGGGTCACAAGCTATGATTCCTGCACGAACAAATCATTCGATTTTAGATTTTAAGTTTTAGATCGAGCAATAGCTAGTTTTCAGTTGAGTCGATCGATCGAGTGACCCGAGTTAATTTTTGGTTCATTATTAAAGAATATAGGTAAATTGTCTTCAATTAGCCGATTTGGTAACCATGACAAACCAAAAAACTCAATCTCAGGCTTTATCTTCTCCTTATACCAGCGAACAAATTACGGCTTGGCTGCGCGGTCTGCTGACTCTGGCTTGGGCTGATGGTAACTTTGATGAGGACGAACAAGCATTAATTGCTTCTTTAACTCAAAGCGAACTCGCACCGCAAGATGAGTTGGGGTCTCTGGGAGAAATTACGCCGGAAGAGTTAGCGGCAGTTTTGGGAAAAGGAACTGATGCGGCAGAAAATTTTCTGCGAACTGCGGTGATGGTGGCAGTGGCAGATGGGGTTTATTCTAGTAGCGAGGATGAACTGTTACACCAGTTTTGCCAAGCTTTAGGAGAAAAGGACGAGATATTAGAGGCTTTACGCCATACTCTTTATGAAGAGAACGGGGAGGCGTCAGCTACTCGACAAGCTGCTTTAGGGAGGGAACGCCACTCGAAAAATTTACCCGATCCTTTGTCACCAGTGCGTCATTGGCTGGATGGATTGGATGTTCACGATCCTACAGTGGCGCGTTTCTTGTGCAAAATGATTCCGTCTCAATGTCCGTTTGAAAGAGATGTGAAGTTATTCGATCGCAAAGTGGTACATATTCCACCCCTATGTAAACTAAATCCGCTTTACGAGCAATTAGTAGGTTTGCGTTTCCGCGCGCTTTCTTACTTAGCGGATAAGTGCGGTGAAGATGTCTCTTCCTACGTTCAGTGATATTCGTTAGATTTCCCAGGAAAAAGGGGCATTTGCGATCGCAGTAATGAAAACGAATCATACCTATTCACTTTAACCTTGTCACAAATCTTTCCCCCTGCCAAAATTAAAAGTGACAGCGTTTAAGTGAAGTGGTATTAGTCCCTAGCCCCTACTCCCTCTTCTCTATCTACCATTTCAGTCAACCTAAAATTATTCCTTTTTCTCGGCTCAATTACATGGGGATCTACACCATAAAATTGAGCCGCGTGCAACATAGTTAATTCTAATAATTCTTTTTTCCCCAAAGGTTTCCTATCAATAGGTTTAATAGGAAATAATCCCAAAGCACGCATAATTTCTGAGGCAATGGCTTTGGCCAATAAAGGTGGAACGGAATTACCAACTTGCCGAAATCCGTGCCATTTCGTAACGTGAAATCTAAACCAATCTGGATAAGAATGAAGTCGAGCAGCTTCTCTTACAGTGATACATCGGGGTTTATAGGGATGAATGGGACGGGGGGAAGTAAAAGCACCTCGATTGCTAGCAGTTCCCGCTCTTAAGGTGTTACAAATTCCAGTGGGTTTTAATTTATAAAAGTGACTGATTTTTTCAATTTTTCCCGGTTCTGTTTCAGCAAATCTTTGAATGGATTCCAGATTGTGATTCGTCCGCAAGCTGGCAGTAAGTATTGTCGGGTCAAACTCTCTGGGATAAGAATAATCTTTATCTACTGCGATGATACCGCGCAGTTTAGCAGCGTATAAACTCGGTTTACCATAATATGTCAAAACCGAATCCGTCTTAAATAATTCCGGGTAATTTTCTATTTCAGGTAAATCTCCTATGGCATCCCAAACAGTTGCTACTGGTAGCAGAGAAGATGATGAACGGGGTTTCTTTTTTGTTCGATAATGCGAAATAGCAGTAATTGGTTCAGGATATCGGGGAAGGGAAAAACCTTTGCGACATCCTAAGAGAAATAAGCGAGAGCGATTTTGCGGTACTCCGTAGTTAGCAGCGTTGAGAACCCGGTAATTTTCTTCTACTTCGTATCCATTTTCTCTAAAACGATCGATTAATTCTTGCAAAAATTGTTTATGGTTGCCAATGGTCAGTCCTGGTACGTTTTCAAATACAAAAAATTTTGATTGAAGTTCGATAACTAATCGATGAAAATGAGCGACTAAAGCGTTACGTTCATCTTCTAAGCTACGTTTTCCCATCAGAGAAAATCCCTGACAAGGAGAACCGCCAAAGACTACATCTATTTCGCGAGAGCCAATTCCAGAAACCGCTCTAATTTCTTCACCAGTAATATCTAAAACACTGCGGCATAAAATAGACCAAAAGGGAAAATTATATTGGTGGGTAGCACAATGAATTGGGTCTAATTCTACCGCAGCGATCACGTCAAACCCGGCTTGTTCAAAGCCAAGGCTCATGCCACCCGCACCTGCAAATAAATCTACACCAATTGGTCTTTGTTGAGAGTTCATCGATTTTAGATTTTAGATTTTAGATTTGGGATTAACCAAAATCACCGCAGATGAACGTAAATATCTAATATCGTTTTCCTAAAAATTTGCTACGTATGGTGATTTCTCTTTCCCTCTTCCCTTTTCCAGTTAGATGTATAGTAGTATCAAGTGTAATTGATATAAAAGTAATTTCCTAAATTTTAATAAAAAGATCGGGCGATCGCGAGATGGTCACTCTAGATCGCCTATTAAAATTGGCAGATTTTCGATCGGCTAATTGAAGTTTTAAGGTTTACTTAATGTAACCAGCCAACCGTTTTACCTTGAGTTTTGAAAGATTTTCCCTGGAAAGATTTATTTTGCCAAATTTTCTGTACCAAACTCTTGGTCGATGGTTCATCTTCTTTTACTTCTAACATACCCATGAGCCTCTGATTGATTTGCTCGTAATTCGGTTGCTCTTTCAAGCGCTCGGAGATAGAACGCAAGGTAGTATCGATTAATGTTTGAGCTTCTCCATCGTTTTTTACTGTAGCCAATTGTGCGTACAGAGAATTTAGTTCTACTCGTAAAAAGCTCATATCAGAAGTTTTTGGCAGTTGTTTGAGCATTTCGGCGATCGCATTTTGCGTGTCACTGGCCACCTTGCTGGTGTTAATCTGGCTGTATACTGCTGCCTCTGGAGCGTTAACTTGCGCTACGTTAACTGGTTGTGGCGCTGGCATGAACATCATGAGGGTTGAGTACACTACACATTGGACGCACATGATTCGTCACTCCTGCTATTGTTCTTTTAAAAGACTTTAACAGTTTTAACCCGAATCCTGATTTTTCGATGAAAAGAAGTCTCCGAGTCAGAATTCAGGAGTCAGAATTTAGTATAAGTCGGAATTTAGAAGTTTAAACAAAGAAAAATTTGGCTATATCCGATGATTATTTCTCAATTGCACGGAATAATTCTGAATTTTGGCTCCTGACTTCTTAATTCTTCATTCAGCCTTTTGGTTGAAAAGGAG
The sequence above is drawn from the Leptolyngbyaceae cyanobacterium genome and encodes:
- a CDS encoding FecR family protein, whose translation is MTLPLPKEANAQIPLTKAIIQSLRNLVRLIPQNQSGRTARVSDAINPGDALATGRESLAELRFNDGSLARIGAQAVFQFLPNTRTFSLSNGTALLLIPPGRGITGVTTPNARAGIRGSALFVRYNPETNTTVVGALTDSNIEVFNQNSSQREGLRAGQLAVIVKDKIERIYNFDLRTFYETSDLVRGLSLNQPSDKANTDAAIADVQSETSTAVSAQTPIAGEGVIENPSFIQLPTNSSNLPNVGDRIDNRPEISEPNPNFGIQNNPNLNNDPSLQVPPLEGGQILANPENPPPPAPPPPTVENPAPPAPPPPTVENPAPPA
- a CDS encoding Mo-dependent nitrogenase C-terminal domain-containing protein, which translates into the protein MTNQKTQSQALSSPYTSEQITAWLRGLLTLAWADGNFDEDEQALIASLTQSELAPQDELGSLGEITPEELAAVLGKGTDAAENFLRTAVMVAVADGVYSSSEDELLHQFCQALGEKDEILEALRHTLYEENGEASATRQAALGRERHSKNLPDPLSPVRHWLDGLDVHDPTVARFLCKMIPSQCPFERDVKLFDRKVVHIPPLCKLNPLYEQLVGLRFRALSYLADKCGEDVSSYVQ
- a CDS encoding class I SAM-dependent methyltransferase — its product is MVASQDKPATTEQLPLVTDPAVLQQVILNKLNTRIFPRGELVMPCVPSMLDNYVQRLKVLFETLGRAFSQEELDQLRQVLGKRLEEGFRTSPHSSVVLKYEPAKPPNVGLTCNLTTAVSTVADQYKNWVETRKPPLFGSHPDAKVMAVLAEMGEEPGKTPVLDVGAGTGRNTLPIGRLGYLVHAIELTPAFVQQMQSVVQAEGLPIVVTEGNILDPMVRMRPAHYKFAFVSEVTSHFRDADQLRLLLAKMCDVIRSGGLLLFNIFLTVDGYNPEQVVREMSEIAWSCLFTKADLASAMEGLPLEIISDESVIEYEQKHLPPEAWPPTGWFVNWSTGRDLFPIVNGKPPMELRWILCKRL
- a CDS encoding EamA family transporter, with the protein product MTPSEFGLFLISVLTSVAGQFFLKAGALKLGKVNATNLFSHMLGILITPELLIGLTCYGLGACAYILLLTRVKLSIAGPAVALVYVFSLLIAYFLFREPIPLSRVVGLGLIICGVVLVLWKK
- a CDS encoding DNA cytosine methyltransferase, with protein sequence MNSQQRPIGVDLFAGAGGMSLGFEQAGFDVIAAVELDPIHCATHQYNFPFWSILCRSVLDITGEEIRAVSGIGSREIDVVFGGSPCQGFSLMGKRSLEDERNALVAHFHRLVIELQSKFFVFENVPGLTIGNHKQFLQELIDRFRENGYEVEENYRVLNAANYGVPQNRSRLFLLGCRKGFSLPRYPEPITAISHYRTKKKPRSSSSLLPVATVWDAIGDLPEIENYPELFKTDSVLTYYGKPSLYAAKLRGIIAVDKDYSYPREFDPTILTASLRTNHNLESIQRFAETEPGKIEKISHFYKLKPTGICNTLRAGTASNRGAFTSPRPIHPYKPRCITVREAARLHSYPDWFRFHVTKWHGFRQVGNSVPPLLAKAIASEIMRALGLFPIKPIDRKPLGKKELLELTMLHAAQFYGVDPHVIEPRKRNNFRLTEMVDREEGVGARD
- a CDS encoding sulfurtransferase produces the protein MTEIPFIVSPRWLSEHLNDPQVVIVDCRFSLADVELGQRQYQTSHILGAHYLDLNRDLASPVGKHGGRHPLPDTAELAEKLASIGIDSQETLVVGYDDSRFAFASRLWWLLRYLGHDRVALLDGGWKGWVSGGYPVTDAVPTAKPGKFVPEARSHMVVDIDTVKARKDLPQVVLVDSREPERYRGEREPIDPIAGSIPGAVNYPWQEVTDDSGIVRSPAEQQQRWSDVKNAEEIMVYCGSGVTACVNLLSLEIAGIPSAKLYPGSWSDWCSYLV